Within the Setaria viridis chromosome 3, Setaria_viridis_v4.0, whole genome shotgun sequence genome, the region AGGCCTTTGTGCAGCTCAAAGCCGTGTCTGGTGAACAGCTTGCTCCTGATGAGTATACATTTGCAGCTGTGgtgtctgctgctgctgcattacCAGCAATGTGTAGTGGCAAGCTGCTTCATGCTGACGTGATCAAAGCTGGGTTGGAGAGCAGTGTCTTTGTTGCGAACACACTAATCAATATGTATTTCACAAATGAGGAGCCGGGCTCTGCTCAGATTTTGTTTGATTCCATTAGGGTGAAAGACGTAATCATGTGGACGGAAATGGTCGCCGGCCATTCTGCACTAGGTGAAGGAGAACTGGCCCTGAAGTATTTTATTAGCATGCTGGAGGAAGGGCACAAGGTTGATAACTTCTCTCTTAGTAGTGCTTTGAACTCCACAGCTGATCTTGCAGGCCTTAAGCAAGGGGAAATGCTCCATGCTCAAGTGGTAAAAAGTGGTCATGAAGGAAATATCTGTGTCTCTGGAAGCCTTAttgacatgtatgcaaaaaACGGCACGCTTGGAGGTGCCTATTCAGTTTTCTGTACCATACAGAAGCCAGATTTGAAGTGCTGGAATTCTATGATAGGAGGATATGGCAATCACGGGGATTCTGAAATGGCGTTCAAACTATTTGATGACATGATTCGTGGTGGACTGCAACCTGATCATGTAACTTACATCTCCCTCCTTTCAGCTTGTAGTCATCGTGGACTGGTTGAGAAAGGAAAGCTTTATTGGTTCAGCATGATGAGTGATGGCATTGTGCCAGGGTTCAAACACTACACTAGCATGGTGAGTTTGTTGAGTAGAACAGGTGTATTGGAGGAAGCAGCCGATTTAATTGATAGATCCCCTTCTGCCAAGAGATATCCTGAGCTGTGGAGAATTCTTCTAAGCTCTTGTGTTACATTTAAAGATTTGTCCATTGGTGTTCATGCTGCTCAACAGGCACTGGAGCAGGATCCAGATGATATCTCAACACTCATACTTCTTTCAAACCTTTATGCCTCTATAGGGAAATGGGACAATGTGTCTGAAATAAGGAGAAGGATCAGAGGGCTGACGACTGAAAAGGAGCCTGGGCTTAGCTGGATTGAACTTGAGAAAATGGTCCATGTGTTCTCTGCAGATGATGAATGCCACACTGAGATAGGTGATTGTCGTGATGAGTTGCTTAGAGTCAAGGCAAACATGGAGCTTTTGGATAGTTGTGAAAATGATTTAGTGTCAAATGGCTAAGTTGCCTGAACTGATTTCAGTTAAATACACTTCTCATGATTTCCTTCATCATACCAACAAAGCTGATTTCTACAGTAAGATTTTGAGCATAAGAAACAAAATGAGATGTTATATATCATGTTCTTTACTGAACCACTGAGAATTGCTCACATATGCTtacaaagaaaaagagagagagagcaagtTTGAGGCTATGTCTATGTGTCTACTGCTTCATTGTCCATGTTTGGCTTGTTTCAGCCTCTTCGTAACCAGTAAACAATTTCTAGGTACAAAACTTTTCTTAGACCGGTACAGCTAAATGCTTTATGCTGCTTgcctattttatttttctaacaAATGCTTCTTGAGTTTATATTTTAACAAACCCTTCTTGAGTCTACAGGTTAAATGGTTTTCTGCCTTGGTGACTTCTTCAGTTTAGTATTTACGCTgtgaagatatatttttttagaaagacACGCAGTGAAGATTATAGGGTGAGAGTGCGAGACATCCCAGAAGGCCAGAACATATCTTGAGAAGGTTCAGGTTTAAACAAGGATTTGGTAAGGCTTACCCAGAGCAGCCAGTACCAAGCCAGCCCTGCCCATCATGTAAGGTGTCTGAAATCTGAACCAGCCCTTCCTATCATGTAAGgcgtctgaagtctgaaccagtCCTTCCTATCATGTAAGGCATCTGAAGTCTTAACCAGTCCTTCCTTTGTTGGTTTATCTTTATACCCTGATTAGTTCATTAGACAACCACATGATTACGAAGCTCTCGTAATTAAACTATGTCTATCCATCTAACTGTACTTTTAATACCATATATAGTTTCCTCCTGCTCATTTTGAACCTAGGAACCATAATTAACGTATGAATTAAAACGACTCTAGCGAAATTACTCGACACTATATATATCCATGAGTTGCTTCTGCTCATTGCATACCATGGAATCTTTCTTTTGCTAATTATGACTCTGAGAGATGATTTTTGAAACAGAAAAAGAGAAGATAGAACTTGTTTATCTAGGTCTATTTCCGGGCGGTGACCCATATCTTGTTCATATTTATTCATGGGCATTGAAAGTAGGTGCAAATGCACCAATGAAAGTTCTGGTTTCTCCAATCTCCATGTCCATTTTGTGAAGTGCTAACCAAACTCCCAATAGAGCTATTTTCTGTTTTCCCTGTTTTCCATAATCTCCGCCTTTCCCAGACCACTTAAGTTCTCAGTCTATCTTCCTTTTATCAGGCTTTCTGGACATGGTGGCCAAGTTGGTGTAGTCGGgcacttttgtttttttctgcTGCTACATGCCACTGGAAGAAAATTGAGGAACGATTACACTGCCTTCAGTTATTTCTTTGGGCACCATGAAGGTGGTGTTCCTGGCTGGAGTCTTTTCCTTTAATCTCCATCAGCAGAATTACAATATCTGTCAGGCTTATTGAGGACTTCAATAAAAGCAATTGGAAGAAGGATGGAAAGACATGACTACAGGACCTGATCCTTCTGGTTATGATTCACTCCCTCCATTCATTAATACATGATGTTTTGGACGGTGAAAGAAACTAAAACAATCTCATTTTGTTTGTCTCAAATGTCATATATTAATGACAGGAGGTAGTACGGCTCAGTTCCTTTTTTCTCAGCTGGATCAGCATCGGTGCCTTATCTCTCTAACAATTCACTTCACTTCAAGGTTCAGTCCCTTTCGAAGTCCTCGTCCATCTTTAAAAATTGGGAGTTCCTTGATCTAATGGCAATATGTTGAATTGGTCAATCCCACTTGCTTTACTCGGTCAACTTATTTTTCTGAAGAGAACCTTCAGTCCTAGGGAACTGCATGCACTTGCCTCGGTGAGCATTGACCTTGTGCCCCTGCCTGGCTGTATTCCTAGCATGCTCACTGCCTCACTGGTCAACCATCCACTCCCCACAGCACCTGCTTCCCACCTCCTCATGGTGCGACGAGCAATCTACTGACATCTTTGCTCTGGTGCTAAGCTGATTCGGGAGCCGCATCTCAGGGTCTTACACCGGAGATGGGAGGCTACTGCTATCTCGTTCACTTCTTGGTTGCCTCTGTACTGCCCCACGTCCATGGCGCTGGCGGCATGTCCCTGAACCAGACTTGTGACCCCACCGACATGGAGGCGCTTCTGGCCTTCTCTGGCGGCTTGGACAGGAAGGGCGACGGGCTTGTGGGATGGGGTCCCAACGATGCCTCCTGCTGTTCCTGGACGGGCGTGTCGTGCCATCTTGGGAGGGTGATGGGGCTGGATCTCTCCTTCAAGAGCCTGAGTGGCGTCATCTCCTCCTCGATCGGCTCTCTCGACAGCCTCGTGACGCTGAACTTCTCCCGGAACTCACTTCGCGGCCGGGCGCCAGCTGAGCTCGGTCAGCTCGCGAGGCTGCGTGTGCTCGACCTCAGCGTCAACTTGCTCTCCGGTTGGTTTCCTGCGAGCGACGATGGTTTCCTGGCTATCGAGGTGGTGAATGTTTCCTTGAACAAATTCATTGGCCCGCATCCTGTGTTCCGGGGCGCTGCCAATCTCACGGTTCTTGATATCTCTGGTAATGCCTTCTCCCGCGGCATCAACGCCAGCGCTCTCTGCTCTGCACCGGTCAAGGTCCTGAGGTTTGCTGGTAATCAGCTCACCGGCAAGTTCTCACCAGACTTTGGCCAGTGCAGGACACTCGCTGAGCTCTCTCTAGATGGCAATGGCCTCACCGGGAGCCTCCCCCGTGAACTGTACAGTATGCCGGAGCTGAGGAGGCTGAGCTCTCGTGGAAATCATTTCTCCGGGAGCCTTCGCAATGAGCTCGATAACCTCTCTCAGCTTGTGCATATTGACTTGTCAAATAACATCTTTACAGGTTCCATCCCTGATGCATTCATGGCTTTGAGGAGGCTGGAGTCCTTAAAATTGGCCTCCAACAAGTTCAGTGGCACATTGCCTGTTTCTCTATCAATGTGTCCAATGCTGAAGGTGGTTGTTGTAAGGAACAACTCGCTCTCCGGTGAGATTGCTATTGACTT harbors:
- the LOC117850793 gene encoding uncharacterized protein, which codes for MGGYCYLVHFLVASVLPHVHGAGGMSLNQTCDPTDMEALLAFSGGLDRKGDGLVGWGPNDASCCSWTGVSCHLGRVMGLDLSFKSLSGVISSSIGSLDSLVTLNFSRNSLRGRAPAELGQLARLRVLDLSVNLLSGWFPASDDGFLAIEVVNVSLNKFIGPHPVFRGAANLTVLDISGNAFSRGINASALCSAPVKVLRFAGNQLTGKFSPDFGQCRTLAELSLDGNGLTGSLPRELYSMPELRRLSSRGNHFSGSLRNELDNLSQLVHIDLSNNIFTGSIPDAFMALRRLESLKLASNKFSGTLPVSLSMCPMLKVVVVRNNSLSGEIAIDFTLLPRLNTLDAGVNSLSGSVPTVLAWCTRLRTLNLAWNRLGGEIPESCLAAPAPPEKFGAHQELLWWRDNASGWHKWVQEFESACPG
- the LOC117848028 gene encoding pentatricopeptide repeat-containing protein At3g50420, which encodes MSSRLGFYNLEPALAAAAESLFRSGSPPRAVLRRARALHALLVVSSLPSAPRPATFLVNQLLALYCRHSAVADALALLRATPFPSVVSYNTVLSALSRAPRHVPDAFGLFRGLYASGLRPTAPSLCAVLRAAGALRDGRAGAAVHSQALALGFLASDIVPTALLQMYSGCGSPRDADQVFDEMTTPDVVAWNCVMHCNVRYGYLGRALRKFCRMVSIGLAPTESTFSSVLSGCGRSGDSHHGRALHGWVVKSEELDPDLPLQNALLDMYCCCGDLDTALCVFQRIETPDLVSWNTIIAGFSSVGDGWGAIQAFVQLKAVSGEQLAPDEYTFAAVVSAAAALPAMCSGKLLHADVIKAGLESSVFVANTLINMYFTNEEPGSAQILFDSIRVKDVIMWTEMVAGHSALGEGELALKYFISMLEEGHKVDNFSLSSALNSTADLAGLKQGEMLHAQVVKSGHEGNICVSGSLIDMYAKNGTLGGAYSVFCTIQKPDLKCWNSMIGGYGNHGDSEMAFKLFDDMIRGGLQPDHVTYISLLSACSHRGLVEKGKLYWFSMMSDGIVPGFKHYTSMVSLLSRTGVLEEAADLIDRSPSAKRYPELWRILLSSCVTFKDLSIGVHAAQQALEQDPDDISTLILLSNLYASIGKWDNVSEIRRRIRGLTTEKEPGLSWIELEKMVHVFSADDECHTEIGDCRDELLRVKANMELLDSCENDLVSNG